The Saccharomyces paradoxus chromosome VIII, complete sequence genome has a window encoding:
- the SSZ1 gene encoding ribosome-associated complex protein SSZ1 (Hsp70 protein that interacts with Zuo1p (DnaJ-like)~similar to YHR064C), translated as MSSPVIGITFGNTSSSIAYINPKNDVDVIANPDGERAIPSALSYVGEDEYHGGQALQQLIRNPKNTIINFRDFIGLPFDKCDVSKCANGAPAVEIDGKVGFVISRGEGKEEKLTVDEVVSRHLNRLKLAAEDYIGSAVKEAVLTVPTNFTEEQKAALKASAAKIGLKIVQFINEPSAALLAHAEQFPFENDVNVVVADFGGIRSDAAVIAVRNGIFTILATAHDLNLGGDNLDTELVEYFASEFQKKYQANPRKNARSLAKLKANSSITKKTLSNATSATISIDSLADGFDYHASINRMRYELVANKVFAQFSSFIDSVIAKAELDPLDVNAVLLTGGVSFTPKLTTNLEYTLPESVEILGPQNKNASNNPNELAASGAALQARLISDYDADELAEALQPVIVNTPHLKKAIGLLGAKGEFHPVLLAETSFPVQKKLTLKQAKGDFLIGVYEGDHHIEEKTLEPAPKEENAEEEDESEWSDDEPEVVREKLYTLGTKLMELGIKNVNGIEIIFNINKDGALRVTARDLKSGSAVKGEL; from the coding sequence ATGTCCTCTCCAGTGATTGGTATCACCTTTGGTAAcacctcttcttctattgCTTACATCAACCCAAAAAACGACGTTGATGTCATTGCCAACCCAGATGGTGAGCGTGCCATTCCATCCGCTTTATCCTACGTCGGTGAAGATGAATACCACGGTGGTCAAGCTTTGCAGCAACTAATAAGAAATCCTAAGAATACTATCATCAACTTCCGTGACTTCATTGGTTTACCATTTGACAAGTGTGATGTCAGCAAGTGCGCTAACGGTGCCCCAGCTGTCGAAATTGATGGTAAAGTTGGGTTTGTTATTTCAAGAGGTGAAggcaaagaagaaaaacttaCTGTCGATGAAGTTGTCTCCAGACATTTGAACAGATTAAAGTTAGCTGCGGAAGATTACATTGGTTCCGCCGTAAAGGAAGCTGTATTGACAGTTCCAACAAACTTCACCGAAGAACAAAAGGCTGCATTGAAGGCTTCTGCTGCCAAGATTGGTCTGAAAATTGTTCAGTTCATCAATGAACCTTCTGCTGCTTTATTAGCTCATGCTGAACAATTCCCATTCGAAAACGATGTTAACGTCGTCGTTGCCGACTTTGGTGGTATTAGATCTGATGCCGCTGTCATTGCCGTTCGTAATGGCATTTTTACTATTTTGGCCACTGCTCATGACCTCAACTTAGGTGGTGACAATTTGGATACTGAATTAGTTGAATATTTTGCTAGTGAGTTCCAAAAGAAGTACCAAGCTAATCCAAGAAAGAACGCTAGATCCCTAGCCAAGTTAAAGGCTAACTCTTCCATTACTAAGAAGACTTTATCCAACGCCACTTCAGCTACTATTTCTATCGATTCCTTAGCTGATGGTTTTGACTATCACGCTTCTATCAACAGAATGAGATACGAGTTGGTAGCTAACAAGGTCTTTGCCCAATTTTCCTCTTTCATTGATTCTGTCATTGCCAAGGCTGAATTAGATCCATTAGATGTCAATGCCGTTCTTTTGACTGGTGGTGTATCATTTACTCCAAAATTAACCACCAACTTGGAATACACCTTACCAGAATCTGTTGAAATTCTTGGTCCACAGAACAAGAACGCTTCTAACAATCCAAATGAGTTAGCTGCTTCTGGTGCTGCTTTGCAAGCCAGATTGATTAGCGATTACGATGCCGACGAATTAGCTGAAGCTTTACAACCAGTTATCGTCAATACTCCACATTTAAAGAAGGCCATTGGTTTACTTGGTGCTAAGGGCGAATTCCACCCAGTATTGCTGGCTGAAACTTCGTTCCCTgtacaaaagaaattgactTTGAAGCAAGCCAAGGGCGATTTCTTGATTGGTGTTTACGAAGGTGACCATCACATCGAAGAAAAGACTTTGGAACCAGctccaaaagaagaaaatgctgaagaggaagatgaaagtGAATGGTCCGACGATGAACCTGAAGTCGTCAGAGAAAAACTATACACTTTGGGTACCAAGTTGATGGAATTGGGTATTAAGAACGTTAACGGcattgaaattattttcaacattAACAAAGACGGTGCTCTAAGGGTCACCGCTagagatttgaaaagtggTAGTGCTGTTAAGGGTGAATTATAG
- the RRP3 gene encoding RNA-dependent ATPase RRP3 (Protein involved in rRNA processing~similar to YHR065C), with the protein MSKIVKKKEKKAVNELTSLAEKIKAKALENQKKLIDAEKESDTESGSEEDTTTEKKKALKSKSKSTASTENENANESESFESFSELNLVPELIQACKNLNYSKPTPIQSKSIPPALEGHDIIGLAQTGSGKTAAFAIPILNRLWHDQEPYYACILAPTRELAQQIKETFDSLGSLMGVRSTCIVGGMNMMDQARDLMRKPHIIIATPGRLMDHLENTKGFSLRKLKFLVMDEADRLLDMEFGPVLDRILKIIPTQERTTYLFSATMTSKIDKLQRASLTNPVKCAVSNKYQTVDTLVQTLMVVPGGLKNTYLIYLLNEFIGKTMIIFTRTKANAERLCGLCNLLEFSATALHGDLNQNQRMGALDLFKAGKRSILVATDVAARGLDIPSVDIVVNYDIPVDSKSYIHRVGRTARAGRSGKSISLVSQYDLELILRIEEVLGKKLPKESVDKNIILTLRDSVDKANGEVVMEMNRRNKEKIARGKGRRGRMMTRENMDMGER; encoded by the coding sequence ATGTCTAAAATTgttaagaaaaaggaaaagaaggctGTCAATGAATTAACTTCTTTGGCCGAAAAGATTAAGGCAAAAGCTCTGGAAAACCAAAAGAAGCTTATAGAtgcagaaaaagaaagtgatACAGAGTCTGgttctgaagaagatacTACCaccgaaaagaaaaaagctttgaaatcaaaaagtaAATCTACCGCGTCAAcggaaaatgaaaatgctaaTGAAAGTGAATCTTTTGAATCCTTTAGCGAACTAAATTTGGTCCCCGAATTAATTCAAGCTTGTAAAAACTTGAATTATTCCAAGCCTACTCCTATTCAATCCAAGTCAATCCCTCCAGCGTTAGAAGGCCATGATATAATTGGACTTGCGCAAACAGGTTCCGGTAAGACTGCAGCATTTGCTATCCCCATTTTAAATCGTTTATGGCATGATCAGGAGCCATACTATGCGTGCATTCTTGCTCCAACAAGAGAACTAGCACAGCAGATTAAAGAAACCTTTGATTCGTTGGGGTCCTTAATGGGTGTGAGGTCAACATGTATTGTGGGTGGTATGAACATGATGGACCAAGCCAGAGATCTGATGAGAAAGCCACATATTATCATTGCCACACCAGGTAGATTAATGGATCATTTGGAAAACACCAAGGGATTTTCACTAAGGAAACTGAAATTCTTGGTTATGGATGAAGCCGATAGATTATTAGATATGGAATTCGGACCTGTTCTTGATAGAATTTTAAAAATCATTCCAACCCAAGAAAGAACTACTTATCTATTTTCTGCCACTATGACTTCcaaaattgataaattacAAAGAGCAAGTTTAACGAATCCTGTAAAGTGTGCCGTATCAAACAAATACCAAACCGTAGATACGTTAGTACAAACACTAATGGTTGTTCCAGGTGGTCTTAAGAACACATACctaatttatttattaaatgAATTCATTGGGAAGACAATGATCATCTTTACAAGAACAAAGGCCAATGCGGAAAGATTGTGTGGATTATGTAATTTGTTGGAGTTTAGCGCCACTGCGTTACATGGCGATTTGAACCAAAACCAAAGGATGGGGGCTCTAGATCTTTTCAAGGCAGGTAAAAGATCTATTCTTGTGGCTACCGATGTGGCTGCTAGAGGGCTAGATATCCCATCAGTGGATATAGTTGTGAACTACGATATTCCTGTGGATTCCAAGTCCTACATTCATAGAGTGGGGAGAACCGCAAGAGCTGGTAGGTCAGGAAAATCCATCTCGCTAGTATCACAGTATGATCTAGAGTTGATCTTAAGAATCGAAGAAGTTTTGGGTAAGAAACTACCGAAGGAAAGTGTAGACAAAAACATCATATTGACCCTAAGAGATTCTGTAGATAAGGCTAACGGGGAAGTTGTTATGGAAATGAACAGAAGAAACAAGGAGAAGATTGCCAGAGGTAagggaagaagaggaagaatgATGACAAGAGAAAATATGGATATGGGAGAAAGGTAA
- the VMA22 gene encoding Vma22p (Protein that is required for vacuolar H+-ATPase (V-ATPase) function~similar to YHR060W) produces the protein MAQNMNAKDEQYLRLIELLSNYDSTLEQLQKGFQDGYIQLSRSNFYNKDSLRGNYGKDYWDKTYMGQLMATVGETNSKLVVDIVRRKTQDKQEKKEEEDNKLTQRKKGPKSEEQKAQNHKPKQGYDPILMFGGVLSVPSSLRQSQTSFKGCIPLIAQLINYKNEILTLIKTLSEQE, from the coding sequence ATGGCGCAGAACATGAACGCTAAAGACGAACAGTACCTGAGACTTATTGAACTACTTTCAAACTACGATTCCACCTTAGAGCAGTTGCAAAAAGGTTTTCAGGATGGCTACATTCAATTGAGCAGATCGAACTTCTATAATAAAGACTCATTACGAGGAAATTATGGTAAAGACTATTGGGATAAAACATATATGGGCCAATTGATGGCAACAGTAGGGGAAACGAACTCCAAATTAGTTGTCGACATCgtgagaagaaaaactcaagataagcaagaaaagaaagaagaagaagataataaattgactcaaagaaaaaaaggacCGAAGTCAGAGGAGCAAAAAGCTCAGAATCACAAACCTAAACAAGGTTACGACCCAATTTTGATGTTTGGTGGAGTACTGTCCGTTCCTTCCTCATTGAGACAATCGCAGACAAGTTTCAAAGGTTGCATTCCTTTAATAGCCCAATTGATTAACTACAAGAACGAAATACTAACGTTGATTAAGACGTTGTCCGAGCAGGAATAA
- the MED6 gene encoding mediator complex subunit MED6 (Subunit of the RNA polymerase II mediator complex~similar to YHR058C) gives MNVTPLDELQWKSPEWIQVFGLRTENVLDYFAESPFFDKTSNNQVIKMQRQFSQLNDPNATVNMTQNIMNLPDGKNGNLEEEFAYVDPARRQILFKYPMYMQLEEELMKLDGTEYVLSSVREPDFWVIRKQKRTNNPGLRSSKGPEIIPLQDYYIIGANVYQSPTIFKIVQSRLMSTSYHLNSTLKSLYDLIEFQPSQGVHYKVPIDTSTTATAATNGNNAGGGSNKSSVRPTGGTNMATVPSTTNVNMTVNTMGTGGQTVDNGTGRAGNGNMGITTEMLDKLMVTSIRSTPNYI, from the coding sequence ATGAACGTAACACCATTGGATGAACTGCAATGGAAATCTCCAGAATGGATACAAGTTTTTGGTTTAAGAACTGAAAACGTTCTGGATTACTTCGCAGAATCACCATTTTTCGATAAAACGTCGAATAATCAGGTAATTAAGATGCAAAGACAATTCTCTCAGCTAAATGATCCTAATGCTACTGTGAATATGACGCAGAACATAATGAACTTACCGGATGGGAAGAATGGAAACTTGGAAGAGGAGTTTGCCTATGTGGATCCGGCAAGAAGACAAATTCTCTTCAAGTATCCTATGTATATGCAACTAGAGGAGGAGTTGATGAAGTTGGATGGTACTGAGTATGTATTGAGCAGTGTAAGGGAACCCGACTTCTGGGTCATCAGGAAGCAAAAACGAACAAACAATCCTGGTTTGAGAAGCTCCAAGGGACCAGAGATTATTCCATTACAAGACTACTACATAATTGGTGCAAACGTCTACCAATCGCCAAccatttttaaaattgtGCAGAGTAGACTGATGTCCACAAGCTACCATTTAAACAGCACATTGAAGAGCTTGTACGACCTGATTGAGTTCCAACCTTCCCAAGGCGTACACTATAAAGTACCTATAGATACTAGCACCACTGCGACCGCTGCCACTAACGGCAATAACGCTGGCGGAGGCAGTAACAAGAGCAGCGTGCGACCAACCGGTGGCACCAACATGGCCACTGTTCCCTCAACCACAAACGTCAACATGACAGTCAACACCATGGGTACGGGAGGGCAGACTGTAGACAACGGTACTGGTCGTGCTGGCAATGGTAACATGGGAATAACTACAGAAATGTTGGACAAGCTAATGGTCACAAGCATCAGGTCCACCCCAAACTACATATGA
- the FYV4 gene encoding mitochondrial 37S ribosomal protein mS41 (similar to YHR059W) — protein sequence MISSRISNRFPLLLRSSLATHKTAYRFNSTIPKPSDQIPDVDAFLTKIGRNCNELKDTFENKWDNLFQWDSKTLKEKGVNIQQRKYILNQVQNYRNNRPIHEIKLGKKSFFGGERKRKAFTAKWKAENKQ from the coding sequence ATGATATCTTCACGAATTAGCAACAGATTTCCCTTGCTCCTAAGGAGCTCGCTGGCCACTCACAAAACTGCCTATCGTTTTAATTCAACCATTCCTAAACCAAGCGATCAGATACCTGACGTCGATGCATTTCTAACCAAGATCGGTCGAAATTGTAACGAATTGAAGGATACGTTCGAAAATAAATGGGACAATCTTTTCCAATGGGACTCTAAGACACTGAAGGAAAAAGGCGTGAATATTCAACAAAGAAAGTATATACTGAACCAAGTCCAGAACTACCGTAACAATAGGCCAATTCACGAAATTAAACTGGGCAAGAAGTCATTCTTTGGTGGTGAGAGGAAGAGAAAGGCATTTACTGCTAAATGGAAAGctgaaaataaacaatag
- the CPR2 gene encoding peptidylprolyl isomerase CPR2 (Peptidyl-prolyl cis-trans isomerase (cyclophilin)~similar to YHR057C) has translation MKFNGLWYWLLLLFSVNAIASNVGELIDQEDEVITQKVFFDIDHDEEKVGRIVIGLYGKVCPKTAKNFYELSTTTNSKKGFIESTFHRVIPNFMVQGGDFTHGTGVGGKSIYGDTFPDENFTLKHDRKGRLSMANRGKDTNGSQFFITTTEEASWLDGKHVVFGQVVDGMDVVNYIQHVSRDARDKPLKPVKIVNCGEWTPELSS, from the coding sequence ATGAAATTCAACGGCTTGTGGTATTGgctgttattattgtttagCGTGAATGCTATTGCATCAAATGTGGGTGAGTTGATTGATCAGGAAGACGAAGTAATTACGCAAAAGGTTTTTTTCGATATCGATcatgatgaagagaaagTTGGCAGGATTGTGATTGGGTTGTACGGAAAAGTATGTCCCAAGACAGCGAAGAACTTCTACGAGCTAAGCACCACCACTAATTCCAAGAAGGGATTTATCGAGTCCACTTTCCATAGAGTGATTCCCAACTTCATGGTACAGGGAGGTGACTTCACACATGGTACTGGCGTCGGTGGTAAATCCATCTATGGAGACACATTCCCTGACGAGAACTTTACTTTAAAGCATGACCGCAAGGGTAGGCTGTCGATGGCTAACCGTGGTAAAGATACCAATGGATCCCAGTTCTTCATCACCACTACAGAAGAAGCGTCATGGCTCGACGGAAAGCATGTGGTTTTTGGTCAGGTCGTGGACGGCATGGATGTGGTGAACTACATACAGCACGTGTCCAGGGATGCCAGAGACAAACCTTTAAAACCGGTCAAGATCGTAAATTGTGGCGAGTGGACGCCTGaactttcttcttga
- the GIC1 gene encoding Gic1p (Protein involved in initiation of budding and cellular polarization~similar to YHR061C) has protein sequence MTEEKRLQQMELPQMKSIWIDEDQEMEKLYGFQVRQRFMNGPSTDSDEDVDEDLGIVLVDSEKLALPNKNNIKLPPLPNYMAINSNINSNHKLLTNKKKNFLGMFKKKDLLSRKRGSATQTTKQSSISTPFDFHHISHANGKKEDSSFESHEKEEQDDGVESLVKFTSLAPQPRPDSNVSSKYSNVVMNDSSRIVSSSTIATTMDSHHDGNEANNASNKTKQLNSPTELEMTLEELRNYTFPSVLGDSVSEKTNPSSPSVSSFSSKFKPRELNAIHTPELENCFNVDQSLNSPGNRISVDDVLKFYYQCSEASTPRNT, from the coding sequence AtgactgaagaaaaaaggctGCAACAGATGGAGCTTCCTCAAATGAAATCCATTTGGATCGACGAGGAccaagaaatggaaaaactATATGGATTTCAAGTAAGGCAACGATTCATGAATGGGCCTAGTACGGATTCCGATGAGGACGTTGACGAAGACTTAGGGATCGTTCTTGTGGATAGTGAAAAGCTGGCCTTGCCGAACAAGAACAACATCAAGCTGCCCCCTTTGCCCAATTACATGGCAATCAATTCTAACATCAATTCTAATCATAAGTTATTAactaataaaaagaagaatttcCTGGGcatgttcaaaaaaaaggatctGTTATCAAGGAAGCGTGGGTCTGCCACCCAAACCACGAAACAATCCAGTATATCTACACCATTTGATTTCCATCATATTTCGCATGCTAATGGCAAAAAGGAGGACAGCTCTTTTGAATCGCACGAAAAAGAGGAACAAGATGATGGTGTAGAATCCTTGGTCAAATTCACATCGTTGGCACCGCAACCGCGGCCAGATTCAAATGTCTCTTCTAAATATTCCAATGTTGTGATGAATGACTCGAGCAGGATAGTGTCTTCCTCCACAATAGCCACAACAATGGATTCCCACCATGACGGTAACGAGGCCAACAACGCCTCAAATAAAACTAAGCAATTGAACTCGCCTACAGAATTGGAAATgactttggaagaattgaGAAATTATACATTTCCCTCCGTTCTTGGAGATAGTGTCAGCGAAAAGACCAATCCTTCTTCGCCTTCCGTTTCATCATTCTCTAGCAAATTCAAGCCAAGAGAGTTGAATGCGATACATACCCctgaattagaaaattgTTTCAATGTCGACCAATCACTAAACTCCCCAGGTAACAGAATATCTGTGGATGATGTGTTAAAATTCTACTATCAGTGTAGTGAAGCTAGTACTCCTCGAAATACTTGA
- the RPP1 gene encoding RNA-binding RNA processing protein RPP1 (Subunit of both RNase MRP and nuclear RNase P~similar to YHR062C) has product MLVDLNVPWPQNSYADKVTSQAINNLIKTLSTLHMLGYTHIAINFTVNHSEKFPNDVKLLNPIDIKKRFGELMARTGLKLYSRITLIIDDPSKGQSLSKISQAFDIVAALPISEKGLTLSTTNLDIDLLTFQYGSRLPTFLKHKSICSCVNRGVKLEIVYGYALRDVQARRQFVSNVRSVIRSSRSRGIVISSGAMSPLECRNILGVTSLIKNLGLPSDRCSKAMGDLASLVLLNGRLRNKSHKQTIVAGGGDEDDDDVVNDVQGIDDAQTIKVVKRTMDPEQLGHASKRHKS; this is encoded by the coding sequence ATGTTAGTGGATTTGAATGTGCCGTGGCCACAGAACAGCTATGCGGACAAAGTTACTTCTCAGGCAATCAACAATTTAATAAAAACATTATCCACATTGCATATGTTGGGATATACACACATCGCAATAAATTTTACAGTAAACCACAGCGAGAAATTCCCCAATGATGTCAAGTTGCTAAACCCTATTGATATCAAGAAAAGGTTTGGAGAATTGATGGCTCGAACAGGGCTAAAATTGTATAGCAGGATCACTCTAATCATCGACGATCCATCAAAGGGACAGTCTCTTTCCAAGATAAGCCAGGCTTTTGATATTGTAGCGGCATTGCCAATCAGTGAAAAGGGTCTTACTCTATCAACTACCAACCTGGATATTGACCTGCTGACCTTTCAGTACGGTTCACGCCTACCTACTTTCCTTAAGCATAAAAGCATATGTAGCTGTGTGAACAGAGGAGTGAAGCTTGAGATTGTTTATGGCTATGCTTTGCGTGACGTACAGGCTCGGAGGCAGTTTGTATCCAATGTAAGAAGCGTGATCAGGAGTTCGAGATCGAGAGGAATTGTCATCAGCAGTGGTGCCATGTCACCACTGGAGTGCCGCAACATATTAGGAGTAACAAGTCTAATCAAGAATTTAGGTCTTCCGAGCGATAGGTGTTCTAAGGCCATGGGGGATCTGGCCTCACTTGTCCTGCTAAATGGCCGCTTAAGAAACAAGAGCCACAAACAGACCATTGTCGCCGGTGGTGGTGACGAAGACGACGATGACGTGGTCAACGATGTTCAAGGCATCGACGACGCCCAGACCATCAAGGTAGTGAAAAGGACCATGGATCCTGAACAATTGGGACATGCTTCCAAAAGACACAAGTCTTGA
- the SSF1 gene encoding rRNA-binding ribosome biosynthesis protein (Constituent of 66S pre-ribosomal particles~similar to YHR066W), with amino-acid sequence MAKRRQKKRTHAQLTPEQEQGIPKSMVIRVGQTSLANHSLNQLVKDFRQIMQPHTAIKLKERKSNKLKDFVVMCGPLGVTHLFMFTQSEKTGNVSLKIARTPQGPTVTFQVLDYSLGKDIKKFLKRPKSLNNDDVLNPPLLVLNGFSTSKKPGEGDQDVNVEKVIVSMFQNIFPPLNPARTSLNSIKRVFMINKDRETGEISMRHYFIDIREVEISRNLKRLYRAKNNLSKTVPNLHRKEDISSLILDHDLGAYTSESEIEDDAIVKVVDNQDVKAKHSQSSKPQRTPVEKSDIKGHQKETEEEDVEMEEPKPSETPQPTPRKKAIKLTELGPRLTLKLIKIEEGICSGKVLHHEFVQKSSEEIKALERRHAAKMRLKEQRKKEQEENIAKKKAVKDAKKQRKLERRKARAAEEGEGQGKDDAMSDEESSSSEGEHYSDVPEDLDSDLFSEVE; translated from the coding sequence ATGGCCAAGAGaagacaaaagaaaaggacGCATGCACAACTTACACCTGAGCAGGAACAAGGTATACCTAAGTCGATGGTAATCAGAGTGGGTCAAACTTCATTGGCTAACCATTCTCTGAACCAATTAGTAAAGGATTTCCGTCAAATTATGCAACCGCATACGGctataaaattgaaagagcGCAAGTCCAATAAACTGAAGGATTTCGTTGTTATGTGTGGCCCATTAGGTGTTACTCATCTTTTCATGTTCACTCAATCTGAAAAGACAGGCAATGTTTCATTAAAGATAGCTAGAACTCCACAGGGTCCTACTGTTACGTTTCAGGTGTTGGATTATTCTCTGGGTAAGGATATCAAGAAGTTTTTGAAGAGACCAAAATCGttaaataatgatgatgtaTTAAATCCTCCATTGTTAGTCTTGAATGGGTTTTCCACATCCAAAAAACCTGGTGAAGGCGACCAGGATGTAAACGTTGAGAAGGTTATTGTTTCCATgttccaaaatatttttccaCCTCTGAATCCGGCAAGAACTTCGTTGAATTCTATTAAGCGTGTGTTTATGATCAATAAGGACAGAGAAACAGGTGAAATTTCTATGCGCCATTACTTCATTGATATCCGAGAAGTGGAAATCTCTAGAAATCTAAAAAGACTTTATAGAGCCAAAAACAATTTAAGTAAAACAGTGCCGAATTTGCAtcgaaaagaagatatttcttctttgatattaGATCACGACTTAGGCGCCTATACATCAGAatctgaaattgaagatgatgctATTGTGAAGGTCGTTGATAATCAGGATGTGAAGGCAAAGCATTCTCAAAGTTCGAAGCCGCAAAGAACGCCGGTCGAAAAGTCTGATATTAAAGGGcatcaaaaagaaacagaagaagaagatgtaGAAATGGAGGAACCTAAACCCTCAGAAACTCCCCAACCAACTCCACGTAAGAAGGCTATCAAACTAACTGAATTAGGACCAAGATTAACTCTGAAACTGATCAAGATAGAAGAAGGTATCTGTTCAGGTAAAGTGTTGCATCACGAATTTGTTCAGAAATCAAGCGAAGAAATTAAAGCCTTGGAAAGGAGACACGCTGCGAAGATGAGACTCAAggaacaaagaaagaaggagcaagaagaaaacattgcaaaaaagaaggccGTTAAAGACGCTAAGAAGCAACGTaaattggaaagaagaaaagctaGAGCAGCAGAAGAGGGCGAAGGCCAAGGCAAAGATGACGCTATGAGCGATGAAGAGTCTTCATCGAGTGAAGGTGAGCATTATAGTGACGTACCAGAGGATCTAGATAGTGATTTATTCAGTGAAGTCGAATAA
- the PAN5 gene encoding 2-dehydropantoate 2-reductase PAN5 (2-dehydropantoate 2-reductase~similar to YHR063C) has translation MTAPHRSTIHILGLGAMGTVLAVDLLRFTNALVVPLFRSQERLAQFKKANGNKISIRKLYLEGSPIFSYPVEKSECPETFSKRPIDNLVVTTKTYQTKEALAPYLPYINENTNLILIQNGLGVLELLKEEIFTDSKNRPHLFQGVISHGVYQDKAGVFNHAGWAGMKIARLPWTDEEMIQKKSEVKEDAANNSLVKLLTEPSFAKEFGIEHSTYQEMLFGQLFKFLVNACMNPVTAILDCVNGEMKDSCGPVFTSIIDECLQILRVAYRPLFQYHEKYSGNEEYPEMDVNAVLTTDNMVSEVTRIGCEINSKNSSSMRQDTLFLRDIEIEYINGYVVKLANNLNLDPNCCKVNKTIGELATLRLALNRSRRINGDWRKD, from the coding sequence ATGACTGCTCCACACAGAAGTACTATTCATATTCTTGGGTTAGGTGCCATGGGTACCGTTTTGGCAGTTGACCTTTTAAGATTTACCAATGCCCTTGTTGTGCCCTTATTTAGATCGCAAGAAAGGCTTGCACAATttaaaaaagcaaatggGAACAAGATTTCGATTCGTAAACTTTACTTGGAAGGTTCGCCAATATTCTCTTATCCGGTGGAGAAAAGCGAATGCCCTGAAACTTTCTCTAAAAGACCCATTGACAATTTAGTCGTCACTACGAAGACTTACCAGACCAAAGAAGCGCTAGCTCCTTATTTGCCCTatattaatgaaaacaCGAACTTAATTTTGATTCAAAATGGATTAGGCGTTTTAGAGCtattgaaagaagaaatcttcacagattcaaaaaatagACCACACTTATTCCAAGGTGTCATCTCTCATGGCGTTTATCAAGATAAGGCAGGTGTTTTCAATCATGCTGGGTGGGCCGGTATGAAAATTGCCAGGTTGCCTTGGAcggatgaagaaatgattcaaaagaaatcCGAAGTTAAAGAAGATGCCGCTAATAACTCATTAGTAAAATTATTAACTGAACCTAGCTTTGCCAAAGAATTTGGAATAGAACACTCCACTTACCAAGAAATGCTATTTGGTCAACTgtttaaatttttggttAATGCATGCATGAATCCAGTTACTGCCATACTAGATTGTGTCAATGGTGAAATGAAGGACAGTTGCGGTCCAGTTTTCACATCTATTATTGACGAGTGTTTACAAATATTGAGAGTGGCTTATAGACCATTGTTTCAATACCACGAAAAATACAGCGGTAATGAAGAATACCCAGAAATGGACGTCAATGCAGTATTGACCACCGATAACATGGTCTCCGAAGTTACTAGAATTGGTTGCGAAATCAATTCTAAGAACAGTAGTTCAATGAGGCAAGACACCTTGTTCTTGAGAGACATTGAAATTGAGTATATCAATGGTTATGTCGTTAAATTGGCTAATAACTTGAATCTAGACCCAAACTGCTGCAAAGTTAATAAGACTATAGGAGAATTGGCTACTCTGAGACTAGCATTGAACAGATCCAGAAGGATCAACGGGGATTGGAGAAAGGACTGA